TTGCGGCTTGCGGCTTGCGGCTCATAGCTGCTACCTTGGCCGCTCTTCAACTCCCGCCTGTCGAGATCGCATCGTGGTGGTCACCTGCAAACTCTGGATGAAAGTGATCAAGGCCTTGGCCCGTTGGCGCTGGCGCGCCTGATTTCGTCCTGCCGCTGTGCGCGGCCCGTTTGCATCTGACCGATTTCTCACGCCACGAGGCTGATCATGAACCACGAAGAATTTCTGCGCTTGGCCGCCGAAGGCTACAACCGCATTCCGCTGGCCTGCGAAACCCTGGTGGATTTCGACACGCCGCTGTCCATCTACCTGAAACTGGCCGACGCGCCCAACTCCTATCTGCTCGAATCCGTGCAGGGCGGTGAGAAATGGGGGCGTTACTCGATCATCGGCCTGCCGGCGCGCACCGTGCTGCGCGTGCATGGTCATGATGTCGTGGTCAGCACCGATGGCGTCGAGGTGGAGCGCCACCAATGTACCGATCCGCTGGAGTTCGTCGAGCAGTTCAAGGCGCGCTACAAGGTGCCCAGCATCGCCGGTCTGCCACGCTTCAACGGCGGCCTGGTGGGTTACTTCGGCTACGACAGCGTGCGCTACGTCGAGCAGAAGCTGGCTCGCTGCCCCAACCCCGATCCGCTGGGCACGCCGGATATCCTGCTGATGGTTTCAGACGCCGTGGTGGTGTTCGACAACCTGGCCGGCAAGATGCACGGCATCGTCCTGGCTGACCCGAGCGAGGCGGATGCCTTCGAGCAGGGCCATGCGCGCCTGCGCGAGATCCTGCACAAGCTGCGTCAGCCGATCACCCCGCGCCTGGGCGTGGATCTGGCCGCGCCGCTGGGCGACGAGCCGGCGTTCCGCTCCAGCTACAGCAAGAGTGACTACGAGGCCGCCGTCAGCGCCATCAAGGACTACATCCTGGCTGGCGACTGCATGCAGGTGGTGATTTCCCAGCGCATGACGATCGAGTTCAAGGCAGCGCCCATCGACCTGTACCGCGCGTTGCGCTGCATCAACCCGACTCCGTACATGTACTTCTTCAACTTCGGCGACTTCCATGTAGTCGGCAGCTCGCCCGAAGTGCTGGTGCGCGTCGAGGACGGTCTGGTCACCGTGCGCCCCATTGCCGGCACGCGTCCGCGTGGTGCCACCGAAGAGGCCGATCTGGCCCTGGAAGAGGATCTGCTGGCCGATGCCAAGGAGATCGCCGAGCACCTGATGCTGATCGATCTGGGCCGCAACGACACCGGCCGCGTCTCGGAAATCGGTTCGGTGAAGCTGACCGAGAAAATGGTCATCGAGCGCTATTCCAACGTCATGCACATCGTTTCCAACGTCACTGGCGAGCTGAAGCAGGGCCTGACCTCGATGGATGCCCTGCGCGCCATCCTGCCGGCCGGCACCCTGTCCGGTGCGCCGAAGATCCGCGCCATGGAAATCATCGACGAGCTGGAACCGGTCAAACGCGGCGTCTACGGCGGTGCGGTCGGTTACTACGCCTGGAACGGCAATATGGACACCGCCATTGCGATTCGTACCGCAGTGATCAAGGATGGCGAGCTGCACGTGCAGGCCGGCGCCGGCATCGTCGCCGACTCGGTGCCCGCGCTGGAATGGGAGGAGACCCTCAACAAGCGCCGCGCCATGTTCAAGGCCGTGGCCCTGGCGGAGCAGGGCTCGCGCTGACCGGAGCGCTTAGCGAAAAGGGCAGCTTAGGCTGCCCTTTTCGTTTTCGCTTCCTGGGTATTGCCTCGCTCCACCCAGGCTACAGTCGCGTAGGGTGGACGACGCTTTATCCGTCCACCATGAGGTTGGCAAGGCGGTGGATGAAAAGAGCGTCGGCTACGCGCCCCGATCCGCCTGCTGCCTCAGCTCTCCAGCTTGGCCAATGCCGTCCCGGCATCCAGATAAGCCCCGGCCTGCTCGCGAATGCGCAAAGTACCGTCCGCGGGGGCGGTGACCTGGGTTTCCATCTTCATGGCTTCCATCACCGCGATCACCTCGCCGGCTTTGACCTGCGCGCCATCCTCGACCAGCCAGGCGTGCAGGTTGCCGGAAATCGGCGCCGTTACCTGGCCTTCTTCAGCAGCAGGCGCTGCGGTTTGGGGCGCCACCTGAGCGCTGCCGCCCAGCGGCGCCAGGCCTTGCAGCAGGGCGCTGGGCAGGCCCAGTTCATGGCGCTTGCCGTCGATCTCGATAAAGGTGCGCAGCACCGCGTCTCCGACCACCGGCAAGGTGCGCGGCGCCAGGGTGATCTGCTCGGCGAAGTCGGTCTCGATCCAGCGGGTGTGCACGGCGAAACGCTCCGGGCCGGTGAAGTCGGCGTGGTCCATCACTGCGCGATGGAAGGGCAGCACCGAGGCGATGCCGTCGATCTGGAATTCGGCCAGGGCGCGGCGCGCGCGGGCGATGGCCTGCTCGCGGGTGGCACCGGTGACGATCAGCTTGGCCATCATCGAGTCGAAGGTGCCGGGCACGCTGGAGCCGCTTTCCACGCCGCTGTCCAGGCGCACGCCGGGGCCGCTCGGTGCGCGGAATTCGCTGATCTTGCCGGGGGTGGGCAGAAAGCCCTTTCCGGCATCCTCGGCGTTGATGCGGAACTCGAAGCTGTGGCCGCGCGGCGTCGGCGTTGCGCTGAACGACAGCGGCAGGCCGTCGGCGACACGTAGCTGCTCGATCACCAGATCGACGCCGGCGGTTTCTTCGGTTACCGGGTGCTCCACCTGCAGGCGGGTGTTC
The genomic region above belongs to Pseudomonas sp. GOM7 and contains:
- the trpE gene encoding anthranilate synthase component I gives rise to the protein MNHEEFLRLAAEGYNRIPLACETLVDFDTPLSIYLKLADAPNSYLLESVQGGEKWGRYSIIGLPARTVLRVHGHDVVVSTDGVEVERHQCTDPLEFVEQFKARYKVPSIAGLPRFNGGLVGYFGYDSVRYVEQKLARCPNPDPLGTPDILLMVSDAVVVFDNLAGKMHGIVLADPSEADAFEQGHARLREILHKLRQPITPRLGVDLAAPLGDEPAFRSSYSKSDYEAAVSAIKDYILAGDCMQVVISQRMTIEFKAAPIDLYRALRCINPTPYMYFFNFGDFHVVGSSPEVLVRVEDGLVTVRPIAGTRPRGATEEADLALEEDLLADAKEIAEHLMLIDLGRNDTGRVSEIGSVKLTEKMVIERYSNVMHIVSNVTGELKQGLTSMDALRAILPAGTLSGAPKIRAMEIIDELEPVKRGVYGGAVGYYAWNGNMDTAIAIRTAVIKDGELHVQAGAGIVADSVPALEWEETLNKRRAMFKAVALAEQGSR
- a CDS encoding acetyl/propionyl/methylcrotonyl-CoA carboxylase subunit alpha encodes the protein MKKVLIANRGEIAVRIARACRDHGVASVAVYANADIDALHVRHADEAYALDGERPADTYLNIDKLLAIAKRAGADAVHPGYGFLSERADFARAVQGAGLIWIGPNPETIDVLGDKVEARKLAQQVGAPLVAGTPGPVQSAAEVLAFAEQHGLPIAIKAAFGGGGRGMKVAWRMDEVAELYASAVREAEAAFGRGECFVEQFLDRPRHIEAQVIADSHGNVVVVGTRDCSLQRRNQKLVEEAPAPFISDEQRQRIHQSAHAICAKAGYVGAGTVEYLLSADGTLSFLEVNTRLQVEHPVTEETAGVDLVIEQLRVADGLPLSFSATPTPRGHSFEFRINAEDAGKGFLPTPGKISEFRAPSGPGVRLDSGVESGSSVPGTFDSMMAKLIVTGATREQAIARARRALAEFQIDGIASVLPFHRAVMDHADFTGPERFAVHTRWIETDFAEQITLAPRTLPVVGDAVLRTFIEIDGKRHELGLPSALLQGLAPLGGSAQVAPQTAAPAAEEGQVTAPISGNLHAWLVEDGAQVKAGEVIAVMEAMKMETQVTAPADGTLRIREQAGAYLDAGTALAKLES